The following proteins are co-located in the Phaenicophaeus curvirostris isolate KB17595 chromosome 12, BPBGC_Pcur_1.0, whole genome shotgun sequence genome:
- the UACA gene encoding uveal autoantigen with coiled-coil domains and ankyrin repeats isoform X1: MKSLKSRLKKHEAVIAGSALNTDWNKYDDRLMKAAERGDVEKVSSILAKKGVSPAKLDVEGRSAFHVVASKGNLDCLNTILVHGVDITATDAAGRNALHLAAKYGHPLCLQKLLQYNCPTENVDLQGRTALHDAAMSDCSASIQLLCDHGASVNSKDGDGRTPLVLATQMCRPTVCQHLIDRGADVNARDKQNRTALMLGCEYGCKDAVEVLLRNGADVSLTDGLGHDCAYYARIGDNIDILALIKAAVEDSSKARDTMKRGQLEQKITNMSQKWSRLHAQEEVNVKLYQKEHNAQELELENQDLKDRMREVQEEQRMLLDRISGLQLQLNEEQMFADDLENEKDELKKILTTKEKQQEESLRTIEALKAKLKYYEVDFVGSGSNFGNRKEDLLLKQGQMFAAESQSRSMLRPLELSVPNQSSSSEKEALKKELDSMRASYGAAKEEISKLQRELSHKVSECKALASECERTKAESDGQIKQLEDALKDVQKRMFDSEGKVKQMQTHFLALKDHLTSEAASGNSKLTEELKDQLKEMKAKYEGASAEVGKLRNQMKQNELLVAEFKRDEGRLVEENKSLQKELVKLEMERDKRGRNVTELEGQLKETAAKLAHCVTSERFESMKSLLSNEVNEKARKLAEMEGEHEKLQAEIRLLKRECESQKAKLAQHVKPEEHEQMRSGFEKKNEEFGKMISELSQKNETLQNELERLQIDNKMLKQQIQVLKTEIKSQNVPLKIHEELKKTNDLTVGDLTKKLFEITKKYNESKAEAEELLAEKNNLSEKISHFQAVYLSPEQHEKEVEALKSNGIELEKQLVELQKKYDDEQAKVCKLVSENADIKETLRDQYVLATTHEEVKTALTNTLEKTNGELSDLKKKTEEIKQEFMRVNEENGTLKNKVKLLQNQIQTEYISLKEHETTVTTLSKSLEELQEDNAVIMAEYKRGQEEILQLHAEMQAQKKELDTIQECIKSKYAPVASLQDREQSFEATVQELKAQLQEQVQKCRESEEETKKCKEENEKLKNGILSIQNDLQQNYILAEKSREVEKMFACKMEELNKQLRELLQKYTGAKEEEGELEESSQQPIAVQAQQLSAEQIEALKKALGHTIEDLKEALRSKNECYDRETLKVGELQQELSGLKKSSVPLVEYTQMKERLEQEIVAIKNSLRGKEDENKVKNEEILKLQAEIQCTRQALTDLESKEVIDMLEYKSMKSTLEAQINSIAENLSDMNKKYEEACKEALQAKKSELSLKDEKELLQLRSCSIEQEIKDQKERCDKSLTTIIDLQKRIQESAKQVEAKDNKITELLNDVERLKQALNGLSQLTYTTGIPSKRQNQQVEVLQNQVKTLQQQLADAKRQHQEVVSVYRTHLLSAVQGHMDEDVQAALLQIIRMRQGLVC; encoded by the exons CTGAACACAGACTGGAACAAATATGATGACAGGTTAATGAAAGCAGCTGAAAGGGGTGATGTGGAAAAAGTTTCATCAATCCTTGCCAAAAAAGGAGTCAGTCCTGCTAAACTGGATGTGGAAGGGAGATCTGC ATTCCATGTTGTAGCGTCAAAGGGAAACCTGGATTGCTTGAACACCATCCTTGTTCATGGAGTTGATATCACAGCTACTGATGCCGCAG GTAGAAATGCATTGCACCTAGCTGCAAAATATGGACATCCTCTATGTTTGCAGAAGCTGTTACAG TACAATTGTCCAACGGAAAATGTGGATCTTCAAGGAAGAACTGCTCTTCATGATGCAG CTATGTCAGACTGTTCCGCTAGTATACAATTGCTGTGTGACCATGGGGCCTCGGTGAATTCAAAAGATGGA GACGGGAGGACACCGCTGGTGCTGGCCACTCAGATGTGTCGTCCCACAGTCTGTCAGCATCTGATAGACAGAGGAGCGGATGTTAATGCCAGGGACAAACAAAACAG gACTGCCTTAATGTTAGGCTGTGAATACGGCTGCAAGGATGCGGTAGAAGTTTTGCTCAGAAATGGTGCGGATGTTAGTTTGACCGATGGTCTTGGTCATGACTGTGCTTACTATGCCAGAATTGGGGACAATATTGACATTTTGGCTTTGATAAAAGCTGCCGTTGAGGATTCCAGCAAAG CAAGAGATACCATGAAGAGAGGGCAGCTTGAACAGAAG ATTACCAATATGTCACAGAAGTGGAGTCGGCTGCACGCACAGGAGGAGGTGAATGTCAAGCTGTATCAGAAGGAACATAACGCTCAG gaatTGGAGTTAGAAAATCAAGATTTGAAAGATCGAATGAGAGAAgtgcaggaggagcagaggatgctgctggATAGAATCAGtgggctgcagctgcagttGAATGAG GAGCAAATGTTTGCAGATGATCTTGAAAATGAG aaagatGAGTTGAAGAAAATCCTAACTACCAAGgaaaaacagcaggaagaaagcCTGAGAACTATTGAAGCTCTCAAAGCCAAGCTCAAATATTATGAA GTTGACTTTGTGGGATCTGGAAGTAACTTTGGTAACA GAAAAGAAGACCTATTACTTAAACAAGGTCAAATGTTTGCTGCGGAATCACAG TCTAGGTCTATGCTGAGACCCCTGGAGCTCTCTGTGCCAAACCAGTCTTCCAGTTCAGAGAAGGaagctttaaagaaagaacTTGACAGCATGAGGGCCAGCTATGGtgcagcaaaagaagaaatcagCAAATTGCAGAGAGAACTGTCTCACAAGGTATCCGAATGCAAAGCTTTGGCATCAGAGTGTGAAAGAACCAAGGCAGAATCTGATGGACAGATAAAACAACTGGAAGATGCTTTAAAAGATGTGCAGAAAAGAATGTTTGACTCTgaaggcaaagttaagcaaatGCAGACCCACTTTCTTGCTCTGAAAGATCACCTGACTAGTGAAGCTGCTTCGGGAAACAGCAAACTAACAGAGGAGCTGAAGGATCagttgaaagaaatgaaagcaaagtatGAAGGAGCCTCTGCTGAAGTGGGAAAACTAAGGAACCAGATGAAGCAGAATGAGTTGCTGGTGGCGGAATTCAAGAGAGATGAAGGAAGGCTagtagaggaaaataaaagtttgcAGAAGGAACTTGTTAAGTTGGAGATGGAGCGAGATAAAAGGGGGAGAAATGTCACAGAGTTAGAAGGGCAGCTCAAAGAAACAGCAGCGAAGTTAGCCCACTGTGTGACTTCAGAGAGATTTGAAAGCATGAAGAGTTTGTTATCAAACGAAGTGAACGAGAAAGCCAGAAAGTTAGCAGAGATGGAAGGAGAGCATGAAAAACTGCAGGCAGAGATTCGGCTTTTAAAGAGGGAATGTGAGAGTCAGAAAGCCAAACTTGCTCAGCACGTAAAGCCAGAAGAGCATGAACAGATGAGGAGTGGGTTTGAGAAAAAGAATGAGGAATTTGGGAAGATGATTTCTGAATTGTCGCAGAAGAACGAGACTCTGCAGAATGAGCTCGAGAGATTGCAGATTGATAACAAGATGCTTAAGCAGCAAATCCAAgtgctgaaaactgaaattaaaagccAGAATGTGCCTTTAAAAATTCATGAAGaattgaagaaaacaaatgatcTGACTGTGGGTGACCTGACCAAAAAGCTTTTTGAAATAACGAAGAAGTACaatgaaagcaaagcagaagcgGAAGAGTTgctggcagagaagaacaacttAAGTGAGAAGATCAGCCACTTCCAAGCTGTGTACCTGTCTCCAGAGCAACATGAAAAAGAAGTGGAAGCTTTAAAATCTAATGGTATTGAACTTGAAAAGCAGCTTGTTGAGCTTCAGAAAAAATACGATGATGAACAGGCAAAAGTGTGCAAACTTGTCTCTGAAAATGCAGACATAAAAGAGACTCTCAGGGATCAGTATGTGCTGGCTACGACACATGAGGAAGTTAAAACAGCCTTGACTAACACACTAGAAAAGACTAATGGGGAGCTGTCGgatctgaagaagaaaactgaagagatAAAGCAAGAATTCATGAGggtaaatgaagaaaatggaacTCTGAAAAATAAGGTGAAGCTCTTACAGAATCAAATACAAACTGAGTACATAAGCTTAAAAGAGCATGAAACTACAGTGACTACTTTAAGTAAAAGCTTGGAGGAACTTCAGGAGGACAATGCTGTGATTATGGCTGAATATAAGAGGGGTCAAGAGGAAATTTTACAGTTGCATGCAGAAATGCAAGCCCAAAAGAAGGAACTTGACACAATTCAAGAATGcattaaatcaaaatatgctCCAGTTGCCTCGCTGCAAGACAGAGAGCAAAGCTTTGAAGCCACAGTGCAGGAGTTAAAAGCGCAGTTGCAGGAACAGgtgcagaaatgcagagaaagtgAGGAGGAAACCAAGAagtgtaaagaagaaaatgaaaagctgaaaaatggcattttgtcTATCCAAAACGATTTGCAGCAGAACTACATCCTAGCTGAGAAGTCCCgggaagtggaaaaaatgtttgcatGCAAAATGGAGGAGTTGAACAAGCAGCTGCGAGAATTGCTGCAGAAATACACGGGtgcaaaagaagaggaaggtgagCTGGAAGAGAGTAGCCAGCAGCCCATAGCTGTGCAGGCGCAGCAGCTTTCGGCAGAGCAGATTGAAGCCTTGAAGAAGGCTCTTGGTCACACCATTGAGGATCTGAAGGAAGCCCTCAGAAGTAAGAATGAATGTTATGACAGAGAGACCCTAAAAGTGGGAGAACTACAGCAAGAATTGTCAGGTTTAAAAAAGTCTTCAGTGCCTTTGGTAGAGTATACGCAAATGAAGGAAAGGCTAGAACAAGAAATTGTAGCCATCAAAAACAGTTTGAGAGGCaaggaagatgaaaacaaagttaaaaatgAGGAAATCTTGAAGCTGCAGGCTGAGATTCAGTGTACTCGGCAAGCTTTAACAGACCTGGAGAGCAAAGAAGTGATTGACATGCTGGAATACAAATCCATGAAGAGTACTCTGGAGGCCCAGATTAACAGCATAGCCGAGAACTTGTCCGATATGAATAAAAAGTACGAGGAAGCCTGCAAGGAGGCTTTGCAAGCTAAAAAGAGTGAGCTTTCTTTAAAGGATGAGAAGGAGTTGCTTCAGTTACGGAGCTGCAGTATTGAGCAAGAAATTAAAGACCAGAAAGAAAGGTGTGATAAATCATTGACAACAATTATTGACTTGCAGAAGAGAATACAGGAATCTGCAAAGCAGGTGGAAGCCAAAGATAACAAG ATAACGGAGCTGCTTAATGATGTTGAGCGGTTAAAACAAGCTCTGAATGGCTTGTCTCAGCTGACATATACCACCGGGATTCCCTCGAAGAGGCAGAACCAGCAGGTTGAGGTGCTCCAGAATCAAGTGAAAACACTGCAACAGCAGCTAGCT GATGCTAAAAGGCAGCATCAAGAAGTAGTTTCAGTTTATCGGACGCATCTTCTTAGTGCTGTACAG GGCCACATGGATGAAGATGTCCAAGCTGCTTTACTACAGATCATTCGAATGAGACAGGGACTGGTTTGCTGA
- the UACA gene encoding uveal autoantigen with coiled-coil domains and ankyrin repeats isoform X4, protein MKSLKSRLKKHEAVIAGSALNTDWNKYDDRLMKAAERGDVEKVSSILAKKGVSPAKLDVEGRSAFHVVASKGNLDCLNTILVHGVDITATDAAGRNALHLAAKYGHPLCLQKLLQYNCPTENVDLQGRTALHDAAMSDCSASIQLLCDHGASVNSKDGDGRTPLVLATQMCRPTVCQHLIDRGADVNARDKQNRTALMLGCEYGCKDAVEVLLRNGADVSLTDGLGHDCAYYARIGDNIDILALIKAAVEDSSKARDTMKRGQLEQKITNMSQKWSRLHAQEEVNVKLYQKEHNAQEQMFADDLENEKDELKKILTTKEKQQEESLRTIEALKAKLKYYEVDFVGSGSNFGNRKEDLLLKQGQMFAAESQSRSMLRPLELSVPNQSSSSEKEALKKELDSMRASYGAAKEEISKLQRELSHKVSECKALASECERTKAESDGQIKQLEDALKDVQKRMFDSEGKVKQMQTHFLALKDHLTSEAASGNSKLTEELKDQLKEMKAKYEGASAEVGKLRNQMKQNELLVAEFKRDEGRLVEENKSLQKELVKLEMERDKRGRNVTELEGQLKETAAKLAHCVTSERFESMKSLLSNEVNEKARKLAEMEGEHEKLQAEIRLLKRECESQKAKLAQHVKPEEHEQMRSGFEKKNEEFGKMISELSQKNETLQNELERLQIDNKMLKQQIQVLKTEIKSQNVPLKIHEELKKTNDLTVGDLTKKLFEITKKYNESKAEAEELLAEKNNLSEKISHFQAVYLSPEQHEKEVEALKSNGIELEKQLVELQKKYDDEQAKVCKLVSENADIKETLRDQYVLATTHEEVKTALTNTLEKTNGELSDLKKKTEEIKQEFMRVNEENGTLKNKVKLLQNQIQTEYISLKEHETTVTTLSKSLEELQEDNAVIMAEYKRGQEEILQLHAEMQAQKKELDTIQECIKSKYAPVASLQDREQSFEATVQELKAQLQEQVQKCRESEEETKKCKEENEKLKNGILSIQNDLQQNYILAEKSREVEKMFACKMEELNKQLRELLQKYTGAKEEEGELEESSQQPIAVQAQQLSAEQIEALKKALGHTIEDLKEALRSKNECYDRETLKVGELQQELSGLKKSSVPLVEYTQMKERLEQEIVAIKNSLRGKEDENKVKNEEILKLQAEIQCTRQALTDLESKEVIDMLEYKSMKSTLEAQINSIAENLSDMNKKYEEACKEALQAKKSELSLKDEKELLQLRSCSIEQEIKDQKERCDKSLTTIIDLQKRIQESAKQVEAKDNKITELLNDVERLKQALNGLSQLTYTTGIPSKRQNQQVEVLQNQVKTLQQQLADAKRQHQEVVSVYRTHLLSAVQGHMDEDVQAALLQIIRMRQGLVC, encoded by the exons CTGAACACAGACTGGAACAAATATGATGACAGGTTAATGAAAGCAGCTGAAAGGGGTGATGTGGAAAAAGTTTCATCAATCCTTGCCAAAAAAGGAGTCAGTCCTGCTAAACTGGATGTGGAAGGGAGATCTGC ATTCCATGTTGTAGCGTCAAAGGGAAACCTGGATTGCTTGAACACCATCCTTGTTCATGGAGTTGATATCACAGCTACTGATGCCGCAG GTAGAAATGCATTGCACCTAGCTGCAAAATATGGACATCCTCTATGTTTGCAGAAGCTGTTACAG TACAATTGTCCAACGGAAAATGTGGATCTTCAAGGAAGAACTGCTCTTCATGATGCAG CTATGTCAGACTGTTCCGCTAGTATACAATTGCTGTGTGACCATGGGGCCTCGGTGAATTCAAAAGATGGA GACGGGAGGACACCGCTGGTGCTGGCCACTCAGATGTGTCGTCCCACAGTCTGTCAGCATCTGATAGACAGAGGAGCGGATGTTAATGCCAGGGACAAACAAAACAG gACTGCCTTAATGTTAGGCTGTGAATACGGCTGCAAGGATGCGGTAGAAGTTTTGCTCAGAAATGGTGCGGATGTTAGTTTGACCGATGGTCTTGGTCATGACTGTGCTTACTATGCCAGAATTGGGGACAATATTGACATTTTGGCTTTGATAAAAGCTGCCGTTGAGGATTCCAGCAAAG CAAGAGATACCATGAAGAGAGGGCAGCTTGAACAGAAG ATTACCAATATGTCACAGAAGTGGAGTCGGCTGCACGCACAGGAGGAGGTGAATGTCAAGCTGTATCAGAAGGAACATAACGCTCAG GAGCAAATGTTTGCAGATGATCTTGAAAATGAG aaagatGAGTTGAAGAAAATCCTAACTACCAAGgaaaaacagcaggaagaaagcCTGAGAACTATTGAAGCTCTCAAAGCCAAGCTCAAATATTATGAA GTTGACTTTGTGGGATCTGGAAGTAACTTTGGTAACA GAAAAGAAGACCTATTACTTAAACAAGGTCAAATGTTTGCTGCGGAATCACAG TCTAGGTCTATGCTGAGACCCCTGGAGCTCTCTGTGCCAAACCAGTCTTCCAGTTCAGAGAAGGaagctttaaagaaagaacTTGACAGCATGAGGGCCAGCTATGGtgcagcaaaagaagaaatcagCAAATTGCAGAGAGAACTGTCTCACAAGGTATCCGAATGCAAAGCTTTGGCATCAGAGTGTGAAAGAACCAAGGCAGAATCTGATGGACAGATAAAACAACTGGAAGATGCTTTAAAAGATGTGCAGAAAAGAATGTTTGACTCTgaaggcaaagttaagcaaatGCAGACCCACTTTCTTGCTCTGAAAGATCACCTGACTAGTGAAGCTGCTTCGGGAAACAGCAAACTAACAGAGGAGCTGAAGGATCagttgaaagaaatgaaagcaaagtatGAAGGAGCCTCTGCTGAAGTGGGAAAACTAAGGAACCAGATGAAGCAGAATGAGTTGCTGGTGGCGGAATTCAAGAGAGATGAAGGAAGGCTagtagaggaaaataaaagtttgcAGAAGGAACTTGTTAAGTTGGAGATGGAGCGAGATAAAAGGGGGAGAAATGTCACAGAGTTAGAAGGGCAGCTCAAAGAAACAGCAGCGAAGTTAGCCCACTGTGTGACTTCAGAGAGATTTGAAAGCATGAAGAGTTTGTTATCAAACGAAGTGAACGAGAAAGCCAGAAAGTTAGCAGAGATGGAAGGAGAGCATGAAAAACTGCAGGCAGAGATTCGGCTTTTAAAGAGGGAATGTGAGAGTCAGAAAGCCAAACTTGCTCAGCACGTAAAGCCAGAAGAGCATGAACAGATGAGGAGTGGGTTTGAGAAAAAGAATGAGGAATTTGGGAAGATGATTTCTGAATTGTCGCAGAAGAACGAGACTCTGCAGAATGAGCTCGAGAGATTGCAGATTGATAACAAGATGCTTAAGCAGCAAATCCAAgtgctgaaaactgaaattaaaagccAGAATGTGCCTTTAAAAATTCATGAAGaattgaagaaaacaaatgatcTGACTGTGGGTGACCTGACCAAAAAGCTTTTTGAAATAACGAAGAAGTACaatgaaagcaaagcagaagcgGAAGAGTTgctggcagagaagaacaacttAAGTGAGAAGATCAGCCACTTCCAAGCTGTGTACCTGTCTCCAGAGCAACATGAAAAAGAAGTGGAAGCTTTAAAATCTAATGGTATTGAACTTGAAAAGCAGCTTGTTGAGCTTCAGAAAAAATACGATGATGAACAGGCAAAAGTGTGCAAACTTGTCTCTGAAAATGCAGACATAAAAGAGACTCTCAGGGATCAGTATGTGCTGGCTACGACACATGAGGAAGTTAAAACAGCCTTGACTAACACACTAGAAAAGACTAATGGGGAGCTGTCGgatctgaagaagaaaactgaagagatAAAGCAAGAATTCATGAGggtaaatgaagaaaatggaacTCTGAAAAATAAGGTGAAGCTCTTACAGAATCAAATACAAACTGAGTACATAAGCTTAAAAGAGCATGAAACTACAGTGACTACTTTAAGTAAAAGCTTGGAGGAACTTCAGGAGGACAATGCTGTGATTATGGCTGAATATAAGAGGGGTCAAGAGGAAATTTTACAGTTGCATGCAGAAATGCAAGCCCAAAAGAAGGAACTTGACACAATTCAAGAATGcattaaatcaaaatatgctCCAGTTGCCTCGCTGCAAGACAGAGAGCAAAGCTTTGAAGCCACAGTGCAGGAGTTAAAAGCGCAGTTGCAGGAACAGgtgcagaaatgcagagaaagtgAGGAGGAAACCAAGAagtgtaaagaagaaaatgaaaagctgaaaaatggcattttgtcTATCCAAAACGATTTGCAGCAGAACTACATCCTAGCTGAGAAGTCCCgggaagtggaaaaaatgtttgcatGCAAAATGGAGGAGTTGAACAAGCAGCTGCGAGAATTGCTGCAGAAATACACGGGtgcaaaagaagaggaaggtgagCTGGAAGAGAGTAGCCAGCAGCCCATAGCTGTGCAGGCGCAGCAGCTTTCGGCAGAGCAGATTGAAGCCTTGAAGAAGGCTCTTGGTCACACCATTGAGGATCTGAAGGAAGCCCTCAGAAGTAAGAATGAATGTTATGACAGAGAGACCCTAAAAGTGGGAGAACTACAGCAAGAATTGTCAGGTTTAAAAAAGTCTTCAGTGCCTTTGGTAGAGTATACGCAAATGAAGGAAAGGCTAGAACAAGAAATTGTAGCCATCAAAAACAGTTTGAGAGGCaaggaagatgaaaacaaagttaaaaatgAGGAAATCTTGAAGCTGCAGGCTGAGATTCAGTGTACTCGGCAAGCTTTAACAGACCTGGAGAGCAAAGAAGTGATTGACATGCTGGAATACAAATCCATGAAGAGTACTCTGGAGGCCCAGATTAACAGCATAGCCGAGAACTTGTCCGATATGAATAAAAAGTACGAGGAAGCCTGCAAGGAGGCTTTGCAAGCTAAAAAGAGTGAGCTTTCTTTAAAGGATGAGAAGGAGTTGCTTCAGTTACGGAGCTGCAGTATTGAGCAAGAAATTAAAGACCAGAAAGAAAGGTGTGATAAATCATTGACAACAATTATTGACTTGCAGAAGAGAATACAGGAATCTGCAAAGCAGGTGGAAGCCAAAGATAACAAG ATAACGGAGCTGCTTAATGATGTTGAGCGGTTAAAACAAGCTCTGAATGGCTTGTCTCAGCTGACATATACCACCGGGATTCCCTCGAAGAGGCAGAACCAGCAGGTTGAGGTGCTCCAGAATCAAGTGAAAACACTGCAACAGCAGCTAGCT GATGCTAAAAGGCAGCATCAAGAAGTAGTTTCAGTTTATCGGACGCATCTTCTTAGTGCTGTACAG GGCCACATGGATGAAGATGTCCAAGCTGCTTTACTACAGATCATTCGAATGAGACAGGGACTGGTTTGCTGA